The genomic segment CCGTACACGCTCCTCGACTACTTCCCGGACGACTTCCTGACGGTCATCGACGAGTCCCACCAGACGCTCCCGCAGATTCGCGGCCAGTTCGCGGGCGACAAGGCGCGGAAGGACTCGCTCGTGGAGAACGGGTTCCGCCTCCCTACGGCGTACGACAACCGGCCGCTGACGTTCGAGGAGTTCGAGGAGAAGACCGACCAGACGCTGTACGTCTCCGCGACGCCCGGCGACTACGAACGCGAGCACTCCGAGCAGATAGCCGAGCAGATCGTCCGCCCCACCCACCTCGTCGACCCGAAGGTGGAACTCGCCGACGCGACGGGGCAGGTGGACGACCTGATGGACCGCATCGACGAACGCATCGAACGCGACGAACGGACGCTCGTGACCACGCTCACGAAGCGGATGGCCGAGGACCTGACCGAGTACCTCGAAGAGGCCGGCGTCGACGTGGCGTACATGCACGACGAGACCGACACGCTGGAGCGACACGAACTCATCCGCGACCTCAGGCTCGGTCACATCGACGTGCTCGTCGGCATCAACCTCTTGCGCGAGGGACTGGACATCCCCGAAGTCTCGCTGGTGGCCATCCTCGACGCCGACCAGGAGGGCTTCCTCCGGTCGACGACGACGCTCATCCAGACGATGGGGCGGGCGGCCCGAAACGTCGAGGGCGAAGTCGTCCTCTACGCCGACGAGACGACCGACTCGATGAAGGCGGCCATCGAGGAGACCCAGCGTCGCCGCGAGATTCAGCGGGAGTTCAACGAGGAACACGGCCACGAACCGACGACCATCGAGAAGGACGTCGGCGAGACCAACCTCCCCGGCAGCGAGTCGCGGTCCGCGCGGTCCTCGACGGACCAACCGACCGACGAGGACGAGGCGCGCGAACAGGTCGAGTACCTCGAAGAACGGATGCAGGAGGCCGCGGAGAACTTGGAGTTCGAACTCGCCGCGGACATCCGCGACCGCATCCGCGACGTCCGCCGCGAGTTCGACCTGTTCGACGAGGAAGACGGCGTCGAACCCGAGGCGGACCCGCTGGACGCCGACGACGACGGACTCGCGCCGCCGGACGACTTCTGACCGCCTCGACCGGCGGACCGTCGCCGTCGGACGCGACTGCACCGTTGTCGGACGCGGACCTGTCGCTGCCGGATGCGACTGCATCGTTGCCGGACATGAGATGCGTCGCTCCCCGTCGAACGGGTCGCAGAAGTGTGTGACACGCTGGGAACGAGAAGGCCCGCGCGTCGGTCGTGTCGCACCGAAGTCGCGTCGGCTTAGGAACTCGTCGTCGTCGTCTCGTTCATGCTCGTGCCGGTGGCCGTGCCGTTACCGGTCTCGTTGCCGACCGGTTCGTCGTCGGCCGACTGGGCACGGTCGCCGTCGAGTTCGACCGTGTACTTCCGCACTTCGTTCATCTTCGCCTCCTCGAAGACGACGTCGAACTCCCACTCGGCGCCGGCTTCCAGCGTCTGCATCTGCTCCTCTTCGGTCTCGTCGATGAACTCGTAGAGGACTTCGCCCTGGTCGTCCTGCAGCGTCACTTCGACTTCGACGGACTCGTAGGGCACGTCGCCCGTGTTCTCGACGGTCCCGCGGAGACCGACGGCGCTCGCTTCCTCGTAGAGCTCCTCGCTTGCGACCTGAAGCCCCTCCGGGTCGTCGTCGAGGATTTCGCTGTCGAGGTCGCCGAGGTCGTCGCTCTCCGTACCGGTACCGTCGCTCGTCGTGCCGGTGTCTTCGCTCGTCGTGTCGGCGCCGCTGGTCGTCTCCGTGGCGCCGCCACCTGTCTCCGTGTTTCCACTCGAAGTGCCCGAACAGCCCGCCAGCGCGCCTCCGAGCATCGTCGCACCTGTCGCCTTGATGAACTTTCGACGGAACATAGTCGAACTAAGCATCCCAGTGTACCGGAGTGAGCGGGTTAAGTTCGGTGGCCGAGATTATGAATTATACTAATATCGGCCGTAAAAATTGTGTATCGTCGGCGGGGGCCGAACGTTTACTACCGCGTCCGTCCGACGACTACGCGATGGTCGTCTTCGCCGCCGGCGGTGTCCTCGAACGCGACGACGGGCGGCGGTGCGTCCTCCACCGACCGCGATACGACGACTGGGTGCTGCCGAAGGGAACGGTCGAACCCGGCGAGTCGCTGGTGGAGACGGCGCTTCGAGAGGTCACCGAGGAGGCCCAGTGCGACGTGGCACTCGGACCCGTCGCCGGCCGTTTGCAGTACGACGTCGCGGCCGGACCGAAAGTCGTCGTCTTCTGGCGGATGTCGCTCGTCAGAGAGCGGCCGTTCCGGGCGAACGCGGAGGTGGACGAGCGAACCTGGTTCGCGCCGGCCGACGCCTGCGACAGGCTCACGTACGACAACGAGCGCGAACTCCTCCGTCGGACCCTCGACGAGCGCTGACTCGGGTATGGTACTAGGTCTCTATGACCTTCTCTAACCTCAAGACTTTTCACCGATTCGTCGTTAGGGCCGCGTCACGATGGTTTGCACTTCGACGAACCAGAGCGTCGAACTCGACCGTCACGTCCCGCTCCCCACGGGGGGGATCTCCTGAATGCCTGTTCGCACCGACGCCGCGCCGAACAGCCACGCTGCACTCGTTCTCTCCGCTCGGTCACGACCGGACGCCGGTCTGACCCACTGATACACACCAATGAGCTCTAGTTCCTACAGCCGACTGCAGAAGTCGTTCTTGAGGCACCAGCACCTGTTCGTGCTCCTCGCGCCCGTGGCGTTCGTCACCGGCGTCCTCTTGGCCGCGCCGACGGGCGGCGCCGGGGGAATGGACTACTGGCTGGACTACTGGTGGCTGTTCCCGGTGT from the Halogeometricum rufum genome contains:
- the uvrB gene encoding excinuclease ABC subunit UvrB, whose product is MSDTSGSGGALTPDHPEVDREFRVDAPFDPAGDQPDAIEQLARGFEEGMEKQTLLGVTGSGKTNTVSWTIEEVQKPTLVIAHNKTLAAQLYEEFKNLFPDNAVEYFVSYYDYYQPEAYVEQTDTYIDKDMSINEEIDRLRHSATRSLLTRDDVVVVASVSAIYGLGDPSNYTDMSLRLEVGDRMDRDELLARLVDLNYERNDVDFQQGTFRVRGDTVEVFPMYGRYAVRIEFWGDEVDRMQKLDPLQGEVKSTEPAVIIHPAEHYSIPEDQLEQAISEIEELMHDRVRYFERQGDLVAAQRIEERTTFDIEMLQETGYCSGIENYSVHMSNRESGDPPYTLLDYFPDDFLTVIDESHQTLPQIRGQFAGDKARKDSLVENGFRLPTAYDNRPLTFEEFEEKTDQTLYVSATPGDYEREHSEQIAEQIVRPTHLVDPKVELADATGQVDDLMDRIDERIERDERTLVTTLTKRMAEDLTEYLEEAGVDVAYMHDETDTLERHELIRDLRLGHIDVLVGINLLREGLDIPEVSLVAILDADQEGFLRSTTTLIQTMGRAARNVEGEVVLYADETTDSMKAAIEETQRRREIQREFNEEHGHEPTTIEKDVGETNLPGSESRSARSSTDQPTDEDEAREQVEYLEERMQEAAENLEFELAADIRDRIRDVRREFDLFDEEDGVEPEADPLDADDDGLAPPDDF
- a CDS encoding DUF3426 domain-containing protein encodes the protein MLSSTMFRRKFIKATGATMLGGALAGCSGTSSGNTETGGGATETTSGADTTSEDTGTTSDGTGTESDDLGDLDSEILDDDPEGLQVASEELYEEASAVGLRGTVENTGDVPYESVEVEVTLQDDQGEVLYEFIDETEEEQMQTLEAGAEWEFDVVFEEAKMNEVRKYTVELDGDRAQSADDEPVGNETGNGTATGTSMNETTTTSS
- a CDS encoding NUDIX hydrolase, producing MVVFAAGGVLERDDGRRCVLHRPRYDDWVLPKGTVEPGESLVETALREVTEEAQCDVALGPVAGRLQYDVAAGPKVVVFWRMSLVRERPFRANAEVDERTWFAPADACDRLTYDNERELLRRTLDER